Proteins from one Candidatus Binatota bacterium genomic window:
- a CDS encoding UDP-glucose/GDP-mannose dehydrogenase family protein codes for MKVTVVGTGYVGLVAGTCFAESGNDVICVDIDEAKIDRLQRGEVPIYEPGLEELIRRNVTEGRLSFSTDLAGAVRHALVCFIAVGTPQGEDGSSDLRYVIKVAEDIGALIDGYRVVVCKSTVPVGTHLKVREAIESRTNHEFDVVSNPEFMKEGAAIDDFLKPDRVVVGCDSPRAGEIMTDLYDPFVRGGAPILVMDNASAEMVKYAANSLLATKISFMNEIANLCEGVGADVSLVRRGVGLDARLGMSFLYPGLGYGGSCFPKDVRSIIHTAAEAGLEFTLLKAVDDVNNRQKRRLFEKIFAYYDGELGGRHFAVWGLAFKPRTDDMREAPSVGLVEDLLGAGCTISVHDPEAMDVAREIFGDRVSYHRQNYEALDGADALLVVTEWNEFRRPDFERMRRRLKEPVVFDGRNLWEPSDMAELGFTYFPIGRPAVSADA; via the coding sequence GTGAAAGTAACAGTTGTAGGAACCGGATACGTCGGCCTGGTCGCGGGTACGTGCTTTGCTGAAAGTGGCAACGACGTGATCTGCGTAGACATAGACGAGGCCAAGATAGACCGCCTCCAAAGAGGCGAGGTTCCAATCTACGAACCCGGCCTCGAGGAACTCATTCGGCGCAACGTGACCGAGGGGCGTCTCTCGTTCTCCACCGACCTGGCGGGAGCGGTTCGCCACGCGCTGGTGTGTTTCATCGCTGTGGGAACCCCCCAGGGGGAGGACGGATCTTCGGACCTTCGATACGTCATCAAGGTAGCCGAAGACATAGGCGCACTGATTGACGGCTACCGCGTGGTGGTATGCAAGAGCACGGTGCCCGTGGGTACGCACTTGAAGGTACGCGAGGCAATAGAGTCGAGAACCAACCATGAGTTTGACGTAGTCTCCAACCCCGAGTTCATGAAAGAGGGCGCCGCGATCGATGACTTCCTCAAGCCCGACCGCGTGGTGGTGGGATGTGACAGCCCGCGAGCGGGCGAAATCATGACGGACCTCTATGATCCCTTCGTGCGCGGCGGTGCACCGATACTGGTTATGGACAACGCCAGCGCCGAGATGGTCAAGTACGCAGCTAACTCGTTGCTGGCGACCAAGATTTCGTTCATGAACGAAATTGCGAACCTCTGCGAAGGGGTCGGCGCCGACGTGTCGCTGGTGCGCCGTGGAGTAGGACTGGACGCGCGCCTGGGTATGAGTTTTTTATACCCCGGACTCGGCTACGGCGGTTCGTGTTTTCCCAAGGACGTACGGTCGATAATCCACACGGCAGCCGAGGCGGGCCTTGAGTTTACGCTGCTCAAGGCCGTCGATGACGTTAACAACCGTCAGAAACGAAGGTTGTTCGAGAAAATCTTTGCCTACTACGACGGCGAACTCGGCGGCAGGCACTTCGCGGTCTGGGGCCTGGCTTTCAAGCCGCGTACCGACGACATGCGTGAAGCCCCTTCGGTGGGCCTGGTAGAGGATCTTCTTGGAGCCGGCTGCACTATCAGCGTGCACGATCCCGAGGCGATGGACGTAGCGCGTGAAATATTCGGCGACCGGGTCAGCTACCACCGGCAGAATTACGAGGCGCTCGATGGTGCCGACGCGCTGCTGGTGGTCACCGAGTGGAACGAGTTCCGTCGTCCAGACTTCGAGAGAATGAGGCGTCGATTGAAAGAGCCCGTGGTATTCGATGGACGCAATCTCTGGGAACCGTCCGACATGGCTGAACTGGGATTTACTTATTTTCCCATCGGCCGTCCGGCCGTGAGCGCAGACGCCTGA
- a CDS encoding NAD-dependent epimerase/dehydratase family protein codes for MKIIVTGGAGFIGSHLSEACLAAGHEVTIVDDLSSGHSENVPSAARFEQLDIRSPEAAALVIETAPDVLIHHAAQMNVRVSVDKPAYDADINVLGFINLLEAARQVGTRRVIFASSGGTVYGEPEQLPCGEDQPLLPVCPYGVSKLAGEQYLYYYSRCHGIGYTALRYANVYGPRQDPHGEAGVVAIFCRKLIAGDDPVIYGDGEQTRDYVYVGDVVRANMAAIEKNHDGGINIGTGKETSVNYLAERMIASLGSDNTPRREDARPGEVQRSALDVTLAGKVLDWEPLTSLDEGLAATIEFFRSRS; via the coding sequence ATGAAAATTATCGTCACTGGCGGAGCCGGGTTCATTGGCTCTCACTTGAGCGAGGCCTGCCTGGCGGCCGGCCACGAAGTCACCATCGTCGACGACCTTTCGAGCGGGCACAGTGAAAACGTGCCTTCGGCTGCCCGCTTTGAGCAGCTCGACATCCGCTCGCCCGAAGCTGCCGCGCTGGTGATCGAAACGGCGCCCGACGTTCTCATTCACCACGCCGCGCAGATGAACGTGCGGGTGTCGGTGGACAAGCCTGCCTACGATGCCGACATAAACGTCCTTGGATTCATCAACTTGCTCGAGGCCGCACGGCAGGTGGGTACCCGGCGGGTGATTTTCGCTTCGTCGGGCGGCACCGTCTACGGCGAGCCCGAGCAGCTGCCCTGCGGTGAGGATCAGCCCCTGCTGCCGGTCTGCCCCTACGGCGTGAGCAAGCTGGCGGGCGAGCAGTATCTCTACTACTACAGCCGCTGCCACGGTATTGGCTACACCGCGCTGCGCTACGCTAATGTATACGGCCCGAGGCAGGACCCGCACGGAGAGGCGGGTGTAGTAGCGATTTTCTGTCGCAAGCTGATCGCGGGTGATGATCCGGTGATATACGGCGACGGCGAGCAGACCAGGGACTACGTTTACGTGGGTGACGTGGTGCGTGCCAACATGGCGGCCATCGAAAAGAACCATGACGGCGGCATCAACATAGGCACCGGCAAGGAAACCAGCGTCAACTACCTCGCCGAGAGGATGATAGCCTCGCTGGGCTCTGACAACACGCCCAGGCGCGAGGACGCCCGCCCGGGGGAGGTCCAGCGTTCGGCGCTCGACGTGACCCTCGCCGGTAAGGTGCTGGACTGGGAGCCCCTGACCTCGCTCGATGAGGGACTCGCGGCGACGATAGAGTTCTTTCGCTCGCGTTCTTAG
- a CDS encoding dihydroorotase: MGTDEKLLVRGGRLLDPASGRDEPADLLIEDGKIAGSAAPGSIEANGHRVIDAEGKIVCPGFIDIHVHLREPGYEYRETVASGCRSAVTGGVTSVACMANTKPVNDNAAVTRLILDRARETGLANVFPIGAVSVGLQGKELARAGEMHEAGCVALSDDGMPVMNSGLMRRALEYSSMFGIPVIAHEEDCALTEGGVMNEGLTSVRLGLGGMPAAAESGMVARDIELLRMTGGHLHIAHVSTAESVAMIREARRQGLNISSEVTPHHFMLDETAVEGYETRAKMNPPLRTSRDIEALREGLADGTFDCIATDHAPHHRDEKALEMDSAPFGIVGLETLLPLSLSLVRDGVIDLNRMIELMTAGPDRVIGVDRGTLAVGAPADVTVFDPEREWTFSAIEASSAASNSPFDGWKMTGRAEYTVVAGKVVWDSEQEGAGK, encoded by the coding sequence ATGGGCACTGACGAGAAATTGCTGGTACGCGGGGGACGGCTTCTTGACCCGGCCTCGGGTCGCGACGAGCCGGCCGACCTGCTGATCGAGGACGGAAAAATAGCCGGCAGTGCCGCCCCGGGCTCGATTGAGGCCAACGGCCACCGGGTGATAGACGCCGAGGGCAAGATCGTTTGTCCCGGTTTTATCGATATCCACGTGCATTTGAGGGAGCCCGGCTACGAGTACCGCGAGACGGTGGCTTCGGGCTGCAGGTCGGCTGTGACCGGCGGCGTGACCTCGGTGGCGTGCATGGCCAACACCAAGCCAGTGAACGACAACGCGGCCGTCACCCGGCTGATACTTGATCGGGCCCGCGAGACGGGCCTCGCAAACGTGTTCCCCATAGGCGCGGTTTCGGTGGGCCTGCAGGGCAAGGAGCTGGCCCGGGCGGGCGAAATGCACGAAGCCGGCTGCGTGGCTCTTTCTGACGACGGTATGCCGGTAATGAACTCGGGCTTGATGAGGCGCGCCCTGGAGTACTCGAGCATGTTCGGCATTCCGGTCATCGCCCACGAAGAAGACTGCGCGCTCACCGAGGGCGGCGTGATGAACGAGGGCTTGACCTCGGTACGCCTGGGGCTGGGAGGTATGCCGGCCGCGGCCGAGTCGGGCATGGTGGCGCGCGATATCGAGCTCTTACGCATGACGGGAGGGCACCTTCACATAGCCCACGTATCAACTGCCGAATCAGTGGCTATGATACGCGAAGCGCGGCGGCAGGGGCTGAATATAAGTTCGGAAGTAACTCCGCACCACTTCATGCTTGACGAGACAGCGGTCGAGGGCTACGAGACGCGCGCCAAGATGAACCCACCCCTGCGCACCAGTCGCGACATCGAGGCCCTGCGCGAAGGCCTCGCCGACGGCACCTTCGATTGCATAGCCACCGATCATGCCCCTCATCATCGGGACGAGAAAGCCCTGGAAATGGACAGCGCACCCTTTGGCATAGTGGGCCTCGAGACACTGTTGCCGCTTTCGCTGTCGCTTGTGCGCGATGGGGTGATAGACCTCAACCGCATGATCGAACTGATGACCGCGGGGCCCGACCGCGTGATAGGCGTGGACAGGGGAACCCTGGCCGTGGGTGCGCCCGCCGACGTGACCGTGTTTGATCCCGAGAGGGAGTGGACCTTCAGCGCGATTGAAGCCAGTTCGGCTGCGAGCAACAGCCCGTTTGACGGGTGGAAAATGACCGGACGAGCCGAGTACACGGTGGTAGCGGGAAAAGTGGTCTGGGATAGCGAACAAGAAGGAGCAGGAAAGTGA
- the lepA gene encoding elongation factor 4: MKESHIRNFCIVAHIDHGKSTLADRLLEATGTVAERDMSEQLLDDMELERERGITIKARAVRMNWVAANGEEYEFNLIDTPGHVDFSYEVSRSLAACEGALLVVDATQGVEAQTLANAYLAIDHDLEVMPVLNKIDLVSAEPARVKEEIEEVVGLDTSDALEISAKTGVGVPALLQAIVDRVPPPKKGRAKLRGLLFDSWFDPYHGAMIILRIFDGRLRKGDRVRLMRQGGVHEITKVGVFAPEAVDVDSLGPGEVGFVAAGIKDIHEARVGDTITHRDDPCEAALEGFVAVKPMVFVGLYPVDSNQYEALRDAIEKLKLNDSSFSSEPETSAALGFGFRCGFLGLLHIEITQERLEREFGLELVTTAPTVAYLVTRKDGSTLTIDSPAQLPDPVDVENIAEPWIAATIHVPADHLGGVLGLCEDRRGVQSGMDIHGGNRAVVRYDLPMAEVVYDFYDRLKSVSRGYASLDYEPLDFRVSKLGRLDLLLNGERVDALSVICHSDRAYRLGKELALKLKKIIPRQMYEVVIQAATGSRVIARETVKALRKNVTAKCYGGDITRKRKLLEKQKEGKKRMKQVGRVEIPQEAFLAVLKIDG; this comes from the coding sequence ATGAAAGAATCTCACATACGAAACTTCTGCATCGTGGCCCACATAGACCACGGTAAGTCGACGCTGGCGGACCGCTTGCTCGAGGCTACGGGCACCGTCGCCGAGCGCGATATGTCGGAACAGCTGCTCGACGACATGGAGCTGGAGCGCGAACGGGGCATAACCATAAAGGCCCGCGCGGTGCGCATGAACTGGGTTGCGGCCAATGGCGAGGAGTACGAGTTCAACCTGATTGATACTCCGGGGCATGTAGATTTCAGCTACGAGGTGTCGCGGTCGCTGGCCGCCTGCGAGGGCGCGCTGCTGGTGGTCGATGCGACCCAGGGAGTCGAGGCCCAGACACTCGCCAATGCCTACCTTGCCATAGACCACGACCTTGAAGTGATGCCCGTGCTCAACAAGATAGACCTCGTGAGCGCGGAACCGGCGCGGGTCAAAGAAGAAATTGAAGAAGTTGTCGGGCTTGATACCTCGGACGCGCTCGAGATAAGCGCCAAGACCGGCGTGGGAGTACCGGCACTGCTGCAGGCTATCGTCGACCGTGTGCCGCCACCGAAAAAGGGCAGGGCCAAGCTCCGCGGGCTTCTCTTTGACAGTTGGTTCGACCCCTACCACGGCGCGATGATCATCTTGCGTATCTTCGATGGGCGCCTCCGCAAGGGCGACCGCGTGAGGCTGATGCGGCAAGGTGGGGTCCACGAAATCACCAAGGTTGGCGTATTCGCACCCGAGGCCGTTGACGTTGATTCGTTGGGGCCGGGCGAAGTCGGATTCGTGGCCGCGGGGATAAAGGATATCCACGAAGCCCGGGTTGGTGACACCATAACCCATCGGGACGATCCCTGTGAGGCCGCGCTCGAGGGCTTCGTCGCGGTCAAGCCGATGGTATTTGTCGGGCTCTACCCCGTAGACAGTAACCAGTACGAAGCGTTGCGTGACGCGATCGAGAAACTCAAGCTCAATGACTCTTCGTTCTCGAGTGAACCCGAGACATCAGCCGCGCTGGGTTTTGGTTTTCGATGCGGTTTTCTCGGGCTGCTGCATATCGAGATTACCCAGGAGCGGCTGGAGAGGGAATTCGGCCTCGAGCTGGTTACCACCGCACCCACGGTTGCCTACCTCGTTACCCGCAAGGATGGCAGTACGCTGACCATAGATAGTCCTGCGCAGCTGCCCGATCCCGTGGACGTGGAGAACATCGCCGAGCCGTGGATTGCTGCGACCATACATGTACCGGCCGACCACCTCGGCGGGGTGCTGGGGTTGTGCGAGGATCGCCGCGGCGTTCAGTCGGGTATGGACATACACGGCGGTAACCGGGCCGTGGTTCGCTACGACCTGCCCATGGCCGAGGTGGTGTACGATTTTTACGACCGACTGAAATCAGTGTCCCGCGGCTATGCGTCGCTGGACTACGAGCCGCTGGATTTCAGGGTTTCCAAGCTCGGCAGGCTCGATCTGCTACTCAATGGCGAGAGGGTGGACGCCCTGTCAGTCATATGTCACTCCGACCGTGCGTATCGTCTGGGCAAGGAGCTGGCCCTCAAGCTCAAGAAGATTATCCCCAGGCAGATGTACGAAGTTGTTATACAGGCGGCGACCGGCAGTCGCGTAATAGCGAGGGAAACCGTGAAGGCCCTGCGTAAAAATGTGACCGCTAAGTGTTACGGCGGCGACATAACCCGCAAGCGCAAGTTGCTTGAGAAGCAGAAAGAAGGGAAAAAGAGAATGAAGCAGGTTGGCAGGGTAGAGATTCCGCAGGAGGCTTTTCTCGCGGTGCTCAAGATCGACGGATAG
- a CDS encoding SDR family oxidoreductase, with protein sequence MSRIVVTGGAGFIGSHLCERNLADGHEVVAIDNLLTGDIDNIAHLMGDPGFTFQQQDCTHYIHVSGPVDAIMHFASPASPVDYLELPIQTLKVGSLGTHNVLGLAKAKEARIVVASTSEVYGDPLVHPQTEDYWGNVNPIGPRGVYDEAKRFLEAITLAYHRTHGLETRIGRIFNTYGPRMRMRDGRVVPNFMCQALRNESITVYGDGDQTRSFCYVSDLVEGMVRLLWSEETGPVNLGNPAEMTIMQFAEKIRDTVGSTAPIVHEELPVDDPKVRQPDISKARRVLDWEPVVPLETGLESTVAYFREKLAAGGELPG encoded by the coding sequence ATGTCGAGAATAGTCGTAACCGGGGGGGCCGGCTTCATCGGCTCCCATTTGTGTGAGCGTAACCTCGCGGATGGTCACGAGGTGGTCGCGATCGACAACCTTCTGACCGGCGACATCGACAACATAGCCCACCTCATGGGCGACCCCGGCTTTACTTTTCAGCAGCAGGACTGCACCCACTACATCCACGTGAGCGGCCCCGTCGACGCGATCATGCACTTCGCGTCGCCGGCGAGCCCGGTGGACTACCTGGAGCTACCGATCCAGACCCTCAAGGTTGGCTCGCTGGGCACGCACAACGTGCTCGGCCTGGCCAAGGCCAAGGAGGCCCGCATCGTGGTGGCCTCCACCTCGGAGGTCTACGGCGACCCCCTGGTACACCCGCAGACGGAGGACTACTGGGGCAACGTCAATCCCATCGGCCCGCGCGGAGTGTACGACGAGGCCAAGCGTTTTCTCGAGGCCATCACGCTTGCCTATCACCGCACGCACGGGTTAGAGACCAGGATAGGGCGTATCTTCAACACCTACGGGCCTCGCATGCGCATGCGCGACGGGCGGGTGGTGCCCAACTTTATGTGCCAGGCGCTGAGGAACGAATCGATCACGGTTTACGGCGACGGCGACCAGACGCGCAGTTTCTGCTACGTCAGTGACCTCGTTGAAGGCATGGTGCGTTTATTGTGGTCGGAGGAAACAGGCCCGGTGAACCTGGGCAATCCAGCCGAGATGACCATAATGCAGTTCGCCGAGAAGATCCGAGACACGGTTGGTTCAACGGCACCCATCGTGCACGAGGAGCTGCCCGTGGATGACCCCAAGGTAAGGCAGCCCGATATAAGCAAGGCCCGCCGCGTGTTGGACTGGGAACCCGTTGTCCCGTTGGAAACAGGGCTTGAATCCACGGTTGCTTACTTTCGCGAAAAGCTAGCCGCCGGTGGAGAGCTGCCGGGCTGA
- the pyrR gene encoding bifunctional pyr operon transcriptional regulator/uracil phosphoribosyltransferase PyrR: MGPRTVSARPVLDSGSVGRVLLRIAHEILERNGGADLALVGIRTTGVPLAGRLAATMKSIEGRAPDLGSVDVTMYRDDQGRLGTAAVVGQTDIPFDITDRTVVLVDDVLFTGRTIRSALDALMDFGRPAAVQLAVLVDRGHRELPIRADYVGKNIPTSIDQTVQVRLAELDGEDAVYLEGD, translated from the coding sequence ATGGGGCCTCGCACTGTGAGCGCCAGGCCGGTGCTCGATTCGGGTAGCGTGGGACGCGTGCTGTTGCGCATCGCCCACGAAATTCTCGAACGCAACGGAGGCGCTGACCTGGCCCTGGTAGGTATCCGGACCACCGGCGTGCCACTGGCCGGCAGGCTGGCCGCTACCATGAAATCGATTGAGGGGCGCGCGCCCGACCTTGGAAGCGTGGACGTGACCATGTACCGCGATGACCAGGGCCGCCTGGGGACGGCCGCGGTTGTCGGGCAGACAGACATTCCCTTCGATATAACTGACCGCACTGTTGTGCTGGTGGACGACGTCCTGTTCACGGGGCGGACAATTCGCTCGGCGCTGGACGCGCTGATGGACTTCGGCCGCCCCGCGGCCGTGCAGTTGGCCGTGCTGGTAGACCGCGGACACCGAGAGCTGCCGATACGTGCCGACTACGTCGGCAAAAACATCCCTACGTCGATAGACCAGACGGTGCAGGTACGCCTCGCCGAGCTCGATGGTGAAGACGCGGTCTACCTGGAGGGAGACTGA
- the carA gene encoding glutamine-hydrolyzing carbamoyl-phosphate synthase small subunit: MSERATLALADGRVFYGKSFGAPGKRDGEVVFNTSMAGYQEIITDPSYAGQIVVMTCTEIGNVGVNPEDDESFGVRLSGFAVREYWSTPSNWRSVQSLGDWMLEREIVGIHDIDTRALVRHIRDHGAQQGVIASGEVDERALVEEAAALPPMEGQDLASVVTCAQPYSWRRGTWSLADGHANPSLEGPLVAVLDFGVKLNILRNLCDLGCRVAVLPSGSDAESVRALNPDGLFLSNGPGDPDAVEGAVELVRQLLPDYPTFGICLGHQVLALALGAKTYKMKFGHHGGNQPVQEIDTGVIDITSQNHGFAVDADSLPDTARVTHINLNDGTVEGLAHRGLPVFSVQYHPESSPGPHEARHLFDRFIDSMAIGTSAAATEGLLQRDLVAGRG; this comes from the coding sequence GTGAGCGAGCGGGCGACGCTGGCCTTGGCCGACGGCCGGGTGTTTTACGGAAAATCGTTCGGCGCGCCCGGAAAGCGCGACGGCGAGGTGGTTTTCAATACCTCGATGGCTGGCTACCAGGAGATCATCACCGATCCGAGTTACGCGGGCCAGATAGTGGTCATGACCTGCACCGAGATCGGCAACGTGGGCGTGAACCCCGAAGACGACGAGAGTTTCGGTGTCCGCCTGTCCGGGTTTGCCGTGAGGGAATACTGGAGTACTCCGAGCAACTGGCGGTCGGTGCAGTCGCTTGGCGACTGGATGCTGGAGCGGGAGATCGTCGGTATCCACGACATCGATACCCGCGCACTGGTGAGACACATCCGCGATCACGGCGCCCAGCAGGGAGTCATTGCCAGTGGCGAAGTAGACGAGCGCGCCCTGGTGGAAGAGGCCGCGGCCTTGCCACCCATGGAAGGCCAGGATCTCGCCAGCGTGGTGACCTGCGCGCAACCCTATTCCTGGCGACGGGGAACGTGGTCTCTGGCCGACGGACACGCCAATCCCAGTCTAGAAGGTCCACTGGTCGCTGTCCTCGACTTCGGCGTTAAGCTCAACATCCTGCGCAACCTCTGCGACCTGGGTTGTCGGGTGGCGGTGCTTCCCTCGGGCAGTGATGCCGAGAGCGTGCGAGCGTTGAACCCCGACGGCCTGTTCCTGAGCAACGGGCCGGGTGACCCCGACGCCGTCGAAGGAGCGGTGGAGTTGGTGAGGCAGCTGCTGCCCGACTATCCGACCTTCGGCATCTGCCTGGGCCACCAGGTGCTCGCACTTGCCCTGGGCGCAAAGACTTACAAGATGAAGTTCGGCCATCACGGTGGCAACCAACCGGTGCAGGAAATAGACACGGGCGTCATCGACATTACTTCGCAGAACCACGGCTTCGCGGTGGACGCTGATTCGCTTCCGGACACAGCAAGGGTGACCCACATCAATCTAAACGACGGGACGGTGGAGGGGCTCGCGCATCGCGGGCTCCCGGTATTCAGCGTGCAATATCACCCCGAGTCATCGCCCGGCCCGCACGAGGCGCGCCACTTGTTCGATCGTTTTATTGACAGCATGGCGATCGGCACGTCGGCGGCTGCGACCGAGGGCCTGTTGCAACGCGATCTCGTGGCAGGGAGGGGCTGA
- the lepB gene encoding signal peptidase I: protein MSSRKDKTETEAAKPAAWREYAEALLVAVLLAFFIRSFVVQAFKIPSGSMLPTLEIGDHLLVNKFLYGIRVPFIGGRILDFKDPERNDVVVFIYPRDRSKDFIKRVVALGGDTIEVRNKRLFINGERAEDPFGVYGPDIISRRRGPRDNFGPFTVPEGEVFVMGDNRDASHDSRFWGTVPVTEILGKAFVLYWSWDAHAFSPRWSRIGDRIP from the coding sequence GTGTCTTCCAGAAAAGATAAAACCGAAACGGAAGCCGCGAAACCTGCCGCGTGGCGCGAGTATGCCGAGGCGCTGCTGGTCGCGGTACTGCTGGCGTTCTTCATCCGCAGCTTCGTCGTTCAGGCCTTCAAGATTCCCAGCGGCTCGATGCTGCCGACCCTGGAGATTGGCGACCACCTACTGGTGAACAAGTTTCTCTATGGGATACGGGTTCCTTTTATCGGCGGCCGTATCCTCGACTTCAAGGATCCCGAGCGCAACGACGTCGTGGTGTTTATATACCCGCGTGATCGCTCCAAGGATTTTATAAAGCGAGTTGTCGCCCTTGGCGGGGACACCATCGAAGTGCGCAACAAGCGCTTGTTCATCAACGGCGAGAGAGCAGAGGACCCTTTTGGTGTCTACGGTCCTGACATCATATCGCGACGCCGCGGCCCGCGAGACAATTTCGGGCCGTTCACGGTTCCCGAGGGCGAAGTGTTCGTGATGGGCGACAACCGTGACGCCAGCCACGACAGCCGTTTCTGGGGTACCGTGCCCGTCACAGAGATCCTGGGAAAAGCCTTCGTGCTCTACTGGTCCTGGGACGCACATGCTTTCAGCCCCCGTTGGTCGCGCATAGGCGACCGTATCCCCTGA
- a CDS encoding aspartate carbamoyltransferase catalytic subunit, with translation MAQEVRHLLGMEGLSSEDITLLLDTAESLAEVCERDVKKVPTLRGKTVVNLFLENSTRTRISFEIAAKRLSADSINISGSGSSMSKGETLADTARNLAAMAPDAIVVRHPSAGAARLLADIVGCHIINAGDGSHEHPTQALLDILTIRQHKPRLAGLKVAIVGDILHSRVARSNLFALRTLGAELRLAGPPTLLPRAFEQFGASIHYDLTEAVEGADVIMMLRVQRERQEGNYFPDLDEYARYFCLTEEVVSRAADDVIILHPGPMNRGIEISSGVADGPWSVMMNQVTNGVALRMAVLYQLIVPGADGIRGSETDEATGVRGSGDSVLPPRQAGGASGGGA, from the coding sequence ATGGCACAGGAAGTCAGGCATCTGCTGGGTATGGAAGGCTTATCGTCCGAGGACATTACGCTCTTGCTCGACACGGCGGAGTCGCTCGCCGAAGTCTGCGAACGCGACGTCAAAAAAGTGCCCACGCTCAGGGGCAAGACGGTGGTCAACCTGTTCCTCGAGAACAGCACGCGCACGCGAATTTCGTTTGAGATCGCGGCCAAGAGATTGTCCGCCGATTCGATAAACATATCTGGCTCGGGTTCGAGCATGTCCAAGGGGGAAACCCTGGCCGACACGGCGCGAAACCTGGCTGCCATGGCGCCCGACGCGATAGTGGTACGCCATCCGTCCGCCGGAGCCGCGCGCCTTCTCGCCGACATAGTGGGTTGCCACATCATCAACGCCGGCGACGGCAGTCATGAGCACCCCACACAGGCGCTGCTGGATATACTCACCATAAGGCAGCACAAGCCCCGACTGGCCGGCCTCAAGGTGGCCATAGTCGGCGATATCCTGCACTCGCGTGTCGCGCGGTCCAACCTCTTTGCGCTGCGTACGCTGGGTGCAGAGTTGCGACTCGCGGGTCCACCTACACTGCTGCCTCGGGCCTTCGAGCAGTTCGGGGCGAGTATTCATTACGACCTCACCGAGGCGGTAGAAGGGGCCGACGTCATCATGATGCTCAGGGTTCAACGCGAGCGGCAGGAAGGGAATTACTTTCCTGATCTCGATGAGTATGCGCGGTACTTCTGCCTCACCGAGGAGGTAGTGAGCCGCGCCGCCGACGACGTAATCATCTTGCATCCCGGGCCGATGAATCGCGGCATAGAGATCTCCAGCGGTGTGGCCGACGGTCCCTGGTCGGTGATGATGAACCAGGTTACGAACGGGGTGGCCCTGCGTATGGCGGTGCTTTACCAGCTTATCGTTCCGGGTGCCGACGGTATAAGGGGCAGCGAGACGGACGAGGCGACTGGCGTGCGGGGAAGCGGCGACTCGGTGTTGCCGCCAAGACAGGCGGGCGGTGCATCCGGGGGAGGGGCCTGA